The following proteins are co-located in the Armatimonadota bacterium genome:
- a CDS encoding SAM-dependent chlorinase/fluorinase encodes MPLVTLLTDFGDDSPYPAEVRAVLCAPTFGPPIRVVDITHRIRRHDVRQGAYLLRAACTTFPEGTVHVAVVDPGVGTGRRALAIRSGGMVFVGPDNGLLLPAARAVGSPEIRQLLHPDLRRLHVSPTFHGRDLFAPAARWLALGFPFEAVGPRVEDPVELPLGPPDRGEGVLRGEVLVSDPFGNLATNLPGTWLVDLPERVEVVVAGRRSPARQVRTYGEAERGELVVLVGSDGFVELAVREGSALEQLGAQPGDPVVLRPAEDHPRDRDDGVLSGKQGHGREEG; translated from the coding sequence ATGCCGCTTGTAACTCTCCTCACGGACTTCGGGGACGACAGTCCCTATCCCGCGGAGGTGCGGGCGGTACTGTGTGCTCCCACCTTTGGCCCACCCATCCGGGTGGTGGATATCACGCACCGCATCCGCCGCCACGACGTGCGCCAGGGAGCCTACCTCCTCCGGGCCGCCTGTACAACCTTCCCGGAGGGCACCGTGCACGTGGCGGTGGTGGATCCGGGGGTGGGGACCGGACGCCGGGCCCTCGCCATCCGGTCTGGGGGAATGGTGTTTGTGGGACCGGATAACGGCCTGCTGTTGCCCGCGGCCCGGGCCGTGGGATCACCGGAGATCCGGCAGCTTCTGCACCCAGACCTCCGTCGGCTGCACGTTTCCCCCACCTTCCACGGCCGGGATCTGTTCGCACCCGCGGCCCGATGGCTGGCCCTGGGGTTTCCGTTTGAGGCGGTGGGCCCCAGGGTGGAAGACCCCGTCGAACTTCCCCTGGGCCCCCCAGACCGGGGGGAAGGGGTTCTCCGGGGGGAGGTGCTTGTCTCAGACCCGTTCGGCAACCTCGCCACAAACCTGCCCGGCACCTGGTTGGTGGACCTTCCGGAAAGGGTAGAGGTGGTGGTGGCCGGCCGGAGGTCTCCGGCGAGGCAGGTGCGGACGTACGGGGAGGCGGAGCGGGGGGAGCTGGTGGTGCTCGTGGGGAGCGACGGGTTCGTAGAACTCGCGGTGCGGGAGGGAAGCGCCCTGGAACAGTTGGGAGCGCAACCGGGAGATCCCGTGGTCCTTCGCCCGGCGGAGGATCATCCACGAGATCGTGACGATGGAGTGCTTTCGGGGAAGCAGGGACACGGGAGGGAGGAAGGCTGA